A genomic region of Zygotorulaspora mrakii chromosome 7, complete sequence contains the following coding sequences:
- the PRE4 gene encoding proteasome core particle subunit beta 7 (similar to Saccharomyces cerevisiae PRE4 (YFR050C); ancestral locus Anc_3.574) — MNHDPFHWGRPSDEQYGAYNNTIANASPYPKMNTQQPIVTGTSVISMQYDNGVIIAADNLGSYGSLLRFNDIERLICVGKNTVVGISGDISDMQHIERLLDEMEMENNYDNSCADDEESLRPSYVFEYLAAVMYQRRSKMNPLWNALIVAGVEEGKQFLRYVNLLGVTYSSPTLATGFGAHLAVPLLRRVVDHESDIEKTNLETAEKTIVECMKVLYYRDARSSRKYSLAIIDNDKGLIFKKNQEVSEMVWGFAKDIRGYGTQTV; from the coding sequence ATGAATCACGATCCTTTCCATTGGGGTAGACCTTCCGATGAGCAGTATGGAGCTTACAATAATACAATTGCCAACGCCTCCCCAtatccaaaaatgaatacTCAACAACCAATTGTAACTGGTACTTCTGTAATTTCAATGCAGTATGACAACGGTGTCATAATTGCGGCAGATAACCTTGGATCATACGGCTCTCTGCTACGTTTTAATGATATAGAAAGGTTGATTTGCGTGGGCAAGAATACTGTTGTTGGTATTTCTGGAGATATTTCCGATATGCAGCATATTGAACGTCTCCTTGATGAGATGGAAATGGAGAACAACTACGATAATTCATGCGCTGACGACGAAGAGTCTCTGAGACCCAGTTACGTGTTCGAGTACTTGGCAGCAGTAATGTATCAGCGCAGGTCTAAAATGAATCCGCTGTGGAATGCGCTGATCGTTGCCGGTGTAGAAGAGGGCAAACAGTTTTTGAGATACGTTAATCTACTCGGTGTTACATATTCTTCTCCTACTCTAGCGACTGGATTCGGTGCACATTTAGCCGTGCCACTGTTGAGAAGGGTTGTTGATCATGAATCCGACATTGAAAAGACAAACTTAGAGACTGCTGAAAAGACTATAGTCGAGTGTATGAAAGTGCTGTACTACAGAGATGCACGCTCCTCCAGAAAATACTCGCTGGCAATTATCGACAACGATAAAGGTCtaattttcaagaagaaccAGGAAGTGAGTGAGATGGTGTGGggttttgcaaaagataTACGCGGTTACGGAACACAGACTGTATAG
- the RET2 gene encoding coatomer subunit delta (similar to Saccharomyces cerevisiae RET2 (YFR051C); ancestral locus Anc_3.575), with amino-acid sequence MVVLAASITTRAGKAILSRQFREITKDRVLELLSNFQSLVANLSSEHTFVEDEHVRYVYKPFDDYYIILITNRQSNIIQDLSTLNLFAQTVNSTLNSYEESEMYDNAFEILSSFDEIVVMGYKENLSITQVNTYLSMESHEERIQEIIERNKEFEATEERKRRAKEIARREQERKMGINPTDFSVPVSNFTPGNDPNIANAYNSYYSHASPAAQESYLKSQAPIEDLSGRAGEGHGSRGMKLGGNSRRNIVKPSRPAVSSASRPQEPDENVPDNNGILILIKETVNAEITRDGAISSSELKGVLELRINDRELAHAKLKLNDSVQVKDRSLQFKTHPNIDKNAFLSTKVIGLRDSEKAFPSNDKSLGVLRWRKVGSADDKTLVPLDISTWVSPSNEQEGVFEVTVEYEVNPDYEQPIEEILFTIPVYTENCSINTENNESNACIISIDEELGISIKVDPISPGSSGVFGFNIESGDEDALFPLNIDFAHTESNGKSITGMGINNVISSREEDRALPYDIITSLKSEEYVVV; translated from the coding sequence ATGGTTGTTTTAGCCGCTTCAATTACAACACGCGCAGGAAAGGCTATCTTGTCCAGACAATTCAGGGAGATCACTAAAGATCGTGTATTGGAGTTACTTTCAAACTTTCAAAGTCTGGTGGCCAATCTCTCTTCTGAGCACACCTTTGTTGAGGACGAGCATGTGAGATATGTTTATAAACCATTTGACGACTATTACATCATTTTAATCACCAATCGCCAATCCAATATCATCCAGGATCTGTCTACACTGAATCTATTCGCCCAAACTGTCAACAGTACTTTGAACAGTTATGAGGAATCTGAAATGTATGATaatgcttttgaaatattgaGCTCCTTCGATGAGATCGTTGTCATGGGGTACAAGGAAAACTTGTCAATCACTCAAGTTAACACGTACCTGTCAATGGAATCGCACGAAGAGAGAATTCAAGAAATCATCGAGCGTAACAAAGAATTCGAAGCTACCGAGGAGAGAAAGCGTCGTGCAAAGGAAATTGCAAGGAGAGAACAGGAGAGAAAAATGGGAATTAATCCAACTGACTTCAGTGTCCCAGTTTCGAACTTTACACCTGGCAATGATCCGAATATCGCAAATGCATATAACAGTTATTACAGTCATGCTTCGCCTGCAGCCCAAGAGTCATACTTAAAATCTCAAGCAccaattgaagatttgagCGGACGAGCAGGGGAAGGACACGGTAGTAGAGGTATGAAATTAGGAGGTAACTCTAGGAGAAATATTGTCAAACCTTCTCGTCCGGCTGTGTCCTCCGCATCAAGACCGCAGGAACCAGATGAAAATGTGCCTGATAATAATGGTATTTTGATTCTAATAAAAGAGACTGTTAATGCAGAAATAACAAGAGACGGTGCTATCTCATCTTCTGAACTAAAGGGTGTCCTTGAGCTTCGTATTAACGATCGTGAATTGGCACATGCCAAATTAAAGTTGAATGACTCTGTTCAAGTAAAAGATCGCTCATTACAATTTAAGACACACCCCAATATTGATAAGAACGCGTTCCTGTCAACGAAGGTGATCGGCTTAAGAGACAGCGAAAAAGCGTTCCCATCTAATGATAAAAGTCTTGGTGTGCTTAGATGGCGCAAAGTGGGTAGTGCTGATGATAAGACATTGGTGCCTCTGGATATTTCAACCTGGGTCTCTCCTTCCAACGAACAAGAAGGTGTGTTTGAAGTGACTGTAGAGTATGAAGTCAATCCCGATTATGAACAGcctattgaagaaatattatTTACAATTCCTGTTTACACCGAGAATTGTTCTATAAACACCGAGAATAATGAATCTAATGCATGCATCATTTccattgatgaagaattggGTATTAGTATAAAAGTTGATCCAATTTCTCCTGGATCTTCAGGTGTCTTTGGATTTAATATCGAATCGGGCGATGAAGACGCACTGTTCCCATTGAACATTGACTTTGCACACACTGAAAGCAACGGCAAAAGTATTACTGGCATGGGAATCAACAATGTCATCAGTTCCAGGGAAGAAGATAGAGCTTTGCCCTATGATATCATAACCTCGTTGAAGAGTGAAGAGTATGTCGTTGTCTAG
- the RMR1 gene encoding Rmr1p (similar to Saccharomyces cerevisiae YGL250W; ancestral locus Anc_3.577), whose protein sequence is MENDVSVSLVDQDVDEDLLEYDEGKNESSNYDDGGRNGLVNVVSEDDIRKAAEVLLQKPSPKVFLKYHEDTFFLFDCNNDPDNNEDEEVIPIILEDPKEIHQNFTNLFVSIRHFLESYYGKLAFMSKEILFDIPSLDIKLCEDNVYNSQITFNDIHTIFSILKERSDAESETEVPPFLEALITTRTRFVSRYNALVELAQSSGTFKNIQPFSNDKTHPLILDDGVGAPESQVIIMSVDDENVPMQDVELAETRTTGQDSDELLEIVENESETIERK, encoded by the coding sequence ATGGAGAACGACGTTAGCGTGTCGCTAGTCGATCAAGATGTGGATGAGGATTTATTAGAATACGATGAGGggaaaaatgaatcaagtAATTACGATGATGGCGGTAGAAACGGTTTAGTGAATGTCGTGTCTGAAGATGATATTCGTAAAGCTGCCGAGGTCCTTTTGCAAAAACCTTCACCCAaggtttttttgaaataccaTGAGGAcaccttttttcttttcgattGCAATAATGATCCtgataataatgaagatgaagaggtaATTCCCATCATATTGGAAGACCCTAAGgaaattcatcaaaactTCACTAACTTGTTCGTTTCGATACGCCATTTTTTAGAAAGTTATTATGGTAAGCTTGCCTTCATGTCGAAAGAAATACTCTTCGACATACCATCTCTCGATATAAAGCTTTGCGAAGATAACGTCTACAATAGCCAAATTACATTCAATGATATTCACACAATTTTCAGCATTCTAAAGGAGAGGTCTGATGCTGAATCAGAGACTGAGGTGCCACCTTTTCTGGAAGCTCTGATCACGACAAGAACACGCTTTGTTTCTCGCTACAACGCTCTTGTGGAGCTCGCTCAAAGCAGCGgtacattcaaaaatatacaGCCATTTAGCAATGACAAGACGCATCCTTTGATATTAGATGATGGAGTTGGTGCACCTGAAAGTCAAGTGATCATAATGAGCGTAGATGACGAGAATGTGCCAATGCAAGATGTTGAGCTAGCAGAAACGCGCACAACAGGTCAGGATTCGGATGAATTGCTCGAAATAGTGGAGAACGAATCTGAGACTATTGAGAGGAAATGA
- the HFM1 gene encoding DNA helicase (similar to Saccharomyces cerevisiae HFM1 (YGL251C); ancestral locus Anc_3.578) — translation MAKNPRELKSLSKYVADVQNLFVKDSVESKNKHVNSRATFNIGLSYNAIIDDDDNDPFNGEDDISDLLDERKMSLLSNNSYVTNNTSFDSSKSFTPIKKKKRLASKQMAAKNMCLNIDILPDFFRNTFSFQRFNRMQTEAFPVLYDGDDNCVVSAPTGSGKTVLFELAILHLINSFKDTIEEIKILYIAPIKSLCCERFKGWGPSFLNLSVGMLTGDTSYLETENIKKCNIIITTPEKLDLLTRKWKDYGNLFGHVKLVLVDEVHILREKRGATLEVVLTRMNTLCAIIRIIAVSATIPNIEDVSEWLNSQAENKSTKVLSFDDTYRQIDLKKHVYGYSFPNQNEFQYDSLYNLRLSEILRKHSDQRSVLIFCPTRASTVSTAKFIIRNCPKLLTQQQCSSGCRIRDHNLFECFKEGVAYHHAGLSTDDRGAIEQAFLDGNVKILCSTSTLAMGVNLPAYLVVIKGTRMWASSMFQEYSQLDVLQMIGRAGRPQFESEGCAVIMTETKMSSVYEKMLHGTESLESSLHLDLIEHLAAEICLGTIYSLETAVSWLRNTFFYVRLKRNPYKYKEVIDLFRNGAKCDSQLSDFLLSSLDSLTRHGIIKQRKGNLTCTAYGYAMSRHCVLFETMLVFLTAEKSLDVEGVLRLLSSAKEFAEMKMRHKEKRLYRELNSSPFLRYPFLTRKKQKQIIDKTNQKISLLIQYELGGLEYPNTSGVYEMHQTMVHDKMLVLRYCFRLLKCFVDILVEKRDGISLKNTLFLIRSIYGSCWEDSGMALRQLKSIGPASVFKFISNGIRSIDDVRKLKNQQIECYLGLGIGNGAIIKEDAKLLPILHLECKLKSCSVSGTTVDCVFKLEVCAEFKSSIWHGRNLSIDFEAFKTSGSMLDFKRMNLAYLRAPTSFTVPVRMSSENDAVEFTINCSEVAGIGKTIFFGAKELPVESVKALSSKRRHVTLESCLFHPNSDELDASSMTSDDSLINYFSDEKSSKHPEISESNSPNPRKILANGNYECHHICKDKSRCQHLCCKEGISEKCLRDRYSSLQTKRIIPKTKLKRQYCDLISILPLQSHHVDQTGIKSFSLSSPNDVEKEQLRTIQIESSVHCAQKLEKCNPPAHYRSLMRPAINQDSSPPTSQTCRKRSVSLAAFSVTEDGLQSGRRIMNQGFSILMQIPTELNKIHLAMIYMFNKYNHVIRYLRTDFIISTP, via the exons ATGGCAAAAAATCCACGAGAGTTGAAATCTCTATCGAAATATGTGGCAGATG TTCAAAATCTGTTCGTGAAAGATTCAGTTGAGTCTAAGAATAAACATGTTAATAGCCGCGCAACGTTCAATATAGGCTTGAGTTACAATGCCATAATAGATGACGACGACAATGACCCATTCAACGGGGAGGACGATATAAGTGATTTGCTTGACGAACGAAAAATGTCTCTGCTGTCCAACAATTCATATGTTACTAATAATACATCGTTTGATTCTAGTAAATCCTTCACAcctatcaaaaagaaaaaacgtTTGGCTAGCAAACAAATGGCTGCTAAAAACATGTGTCTTAATATAGATATCCTGCCTGATTTTTTTCGCAATACATTCtcatttcaaagattcaatcGGATGCAGACGGAGGCATTTCCTGTACTTTACGATGGAGATGATAACTGCGTAGTATCAGCTCCAACAGGATCAGGAAAAACTGTTCTATTTGAGCTGGCCATTCTGCATTTGATAAATAGCTTCAAGGACACGatagaagaaatcaaaattctATACATTGCACCTATAAAGTCGCTCTGTTGTGAAAGATTTAAAGGATGGGGCCCATCCTTCTTGAATCTTAGCGTAGGAATGTTGACAGGCGATACCTCTTACCTAGAGACggaaaatattaaaaaatgcAACATTATTATTACGACGCCCGAAAAATTAGATCTTTTAACTAGAAAGTGGAAGGACTACGGTAACCTTTTTGGTCATGTCAAGTTAGTATTAGTTGATGAGGTTCATATCctcagagaaaaaagaggagCAACTTTGGAAGTGGTGCTTACAAGAATGAATACACTTTGTGCAATCATCAGAATTATTGCAGTAAGCGCCACAATTCCAAACATCGAAGACGTCTCGGAATGGTTAAATTCCCAGGCTGAAAACAAGAGTACGAAAGTATTGTCTTTCGACGATACGTATAGAcaaattgatttgaaaaaacacGTATATGGATATTCCTTCCCAAACCAGAACGAATTTCAGTATGATTCGTTATACAACCTACGTTTGAgtgaaattttgagaaaacaTAGTGATCAAAGATCAgtcttgattttttgtcCAACAAGAGCGTCCACTGTGTCCACTGCAAAATTTATCATACGAAACTGCCCAAAATTACTAACGCAGCAACAATGCAGTTCTGGGTGCCGAATTAGAGATCACAACTTGTTCGAGTGTTTCAAAGAAGGTGTCGCTTATCATCATGCAGGACTTTCAACAGATGATAGAGGTGCGATAGAGCAAGCATTTCTAGACGGTAATGTGAAAATATTATGCTCAACGTCTACACTTGCGATGGGGGTCAATTTGCCGGCCTACTTGGTAGTCATAAAGGGAACACGCATGTGGGCCTCCTCGATGTTTCAGGAGTACTCGCAACTGGATGTTCTTCAGATGATCGGGCGCGCAGGACGCCCACAGTTTGAGAGTGAGGGATGTGCTGTCATCATGACAGAAACGAAAATGTCAAGTGTATACGAAAAGATGTTACATGGGACCGAATCACTGGAAAGTTCGCTTCATTTAGATCTTATTGAACATTTGGCAGCCGAAATTTGCCTCGGAACAATATATTCTTTAGAGACCGCTGTTTCATGGCTAAGGAACACTTTCTTTTATGTGAGACTAAAAAGAAATCCCTACAAGTACAAAGAAGTCATAGATCTTTTTAGGAATGGAGCAAAGTGTGACTCACAGCTTTCAGACTTTTTGCTTAGTTCACTAGATAGTTTGACGAGGCACGGAATAATTAAGCAGAGAAAAGGAAACCTGACTTGCACAGCCTATGGATATGCGATGAGCCGGCATTGTGttttatttgaaacaaTGCTTGTATTTCTTACAGCCGAGAAATCGCTTGATGTTGAAGGAGTGTTAAGGTTGTTAAGTTCTGCTAAAGAATTTGctgaaatgaaaatgaggcataaagaaaaaaggcTTTACAGAGAGCTCAACTCATCGCCTTTTCTGAGGTACCCTTTCCTTACGAGAAAGAAGCAAAAGCAGATCATAGATAAGAccaatcaaaaaatatcgtTGTTAATACAGTATGAATTGGGTGGTCTGGAATACCCTAACACTAGCGGCGTATACGAAATGCATCAAACAATGGTGCATGATAAAATGCTGGTTTTGAGATATTGTTTTCgtcttttgaaatgtttTGTGGATATTTTGGTCGAAAAGCGGGATGGTATTTCTCTCAAAAATACTCTATTTCTGATTAGATCTATATACGGGAGCTGCTGGGAAGATTCTGGTATGGCTCTGAGGCAACTGAAGTCAATTGGGCCGGCATCtgtcttcaaattcatttcAAATGGTATCCGATCGATAGATGATGTTAGGAAGCTCAAGAACCAGCAGATTGAATGTTACTTGGGTCTGGGTATTGGAAATGGAGCGATAATAAAAGAAGATGCCAAACTTTTGCCCATTTTACATCTCGAATgtaaattgaaaagctgTTCGGTTTCAGGCACAACAGTCGATTGCGTGTTCAAACTAGAGGTTTGCGCAGAATTCAAGTCCTCAATTTGGCATGGTCGTAATCTCTCGATCGATTTCGaagctttcaaaacatcTGGTAGTATGCTAGATTTTAAAAGAATGAATCTGGCATATTTGAGAGCGCCTACAAGTTTTACAGTTCCGGTGCGTATGTCCTCCGAAAATGATGCAGTAGAATTCACCATAAATTGCTCAGAGGTAGCAGGAATAGGtaaaacaatattttttggagCTAAAGAACTACCTGTTGAATCTGTGAAAGCTCTTTCTTCCAAGAGAAGACATGTGACGCTGGAGAGCTGCTTGTTTCATCCCAACAGCGATGAACTCGATGCATCCAGCATGACATCCGATGACAGCTTGATCAACTATTTTTCAGATGAAAAGAGCAGTAAACATCCCGAAATATCAGAATCAAATAGCCCAAACCCACGCAAAATTTTGGCAAATGGAAATTATGAATGTCATCACATTTGTAAAGACAAAAGTCGCTGCCAACACCTGTGCTGCAAAGAAGGCATTTCCGAAAAATGCTTACGTGATCGATATTCTTCGCTCCAAACCAAACGAATCATTCCCAAGACCAAGCTAAAAAGACAATATTGTGACCTCATCTCAATTTTGCCATTGCAATCACATCATGTCGACCAGACAGGTATCAAATCCTTTTCCCTTAGCTCTCCGAACGACGTAGAGAAGGAACAGCTACGCACTATCCAGATCGAGTCTAGCGTGCACTGCGCACAAAAGCTAGAAAAGTGTAATCCACCGGCGCACTATCGTTCTTTGATGCGACCGGCTATCAATCAAGATAGCTCCCCTCCTACGTCACAAACATGTCGAAAACGCTCGGTGAGTTTAGCCGCCTTTTCTGTCACTGAGGATGGGCTACAAAGTGGAAGGAGGATCATGAACCAAGGTTTCTCGATCCTGATGCAGATTCCAACTGAACTAAATAAAATACATTTAGCTATGATATACATGTTCAATAAATACAATCATGTAATACGTTATTTGCGGACGGATTTTATCATTTCGACACCTTGA
- the RTG2 gene encoding Rtg2p (similar to Saccharomyces cerevisiae RTG2 (YGL252C); ancestral locus Anc_3.579) → MSAISDNDEETEVVSRNLCGVVDIGSNGIRFSISSKATHHARIMPCVFKDRVGISLFEVQYAANSLEKAPIPSETIKEICAAMKRFKLICEDFGVPESSVRVVATEATREALNSQVFVDAIYDSTGWQVELLKREDEGRIGAYGVISSFNMVSGLYMDLGGGSTQISWIKCINGEITQSANPVSLPYGAGALSRRMKLEDKRALFLEIKEAYGRAMETIGIPEEMLLEAKEKGGFDLYTCGGGLRGMGHLLLSRSTDYPIQTIINGFSCSYEEFSAMCDYLFLKGKRPGLKDRKTFKVSDRRASQLPAVGLLMSAAFDSLPQVKTVHFSEGGVREGTLYSILPREIRAQDPLIIASRPYAPLLADKYLQLLKEAIPEGEVPEITFKRIAPALCNLAFVHASYPKELQPTAALHVATTGIIAGCHGLSHRARALVGIALCSRWGGDIPEVEEQYMRSLEEIVMRDGNKLERKRIIWWTKYIGTIMYVICGVHPGGNLRDGVFNFCILEKDEPTDQLTSLTIDEALSAQSNDANVNSANRAKREFEVVVKISKDDLKTSASVRSRIITLQKKIRKLSRGSSEKVKISVQFYEGQ, encoded by the coding sequence ATGTCAGCAATTTCAGATAATGATGAGGAGACGGAGGTTGTATCGAGAAACTTGTGCGGTGTGGTTGATATTGGCTCCAATGGTATAAGATTCAGCATATCCTCGAAGGCAACGCATCATGCGAGGATAATGCCTTGTGTTTTCAAGGACAGAGTTggaatttctcttttcgaAGTTCAATATGCTGCAAACTCTTTAGAGAAAGCTCCAATCCCCTCTGAAACtatcaaagaaatatgTGCGGCCATGAAGAGATTTAAGCTTATATGTGAAGATTTTGGTGTTCCAGAATCGAGCGTAAGAGTAGTAGCAACGGAGGCTACTAGAGAAGCTTTGAATTCTCAAGTTTTCGTCGATGCGATATATGATTCTACTGGCTGGCAGGTGGAGCTACTGAAGAGGGAAGATGAAGGCAGAATAGGCGCGTATGGtgtaatttcatcattcaatatGGTAAGCGGTCTATATATGGATTTAGGTGGAGGCAGTACACAGATCTCTTGGATCAAATGTATTAATGGCGAAATTACTCAGTCAGCAAATCCAGTATCGCTACCGTATGGTGCAGGAGCCCTCTCTCGTAGGATGAAATTAGAAGATAAAAGGGCGTTGTTTTTGGAGATTAAGGAGGCATATGGCAGGGCGATGGAGACGATCGGAATACCGGAAGAGATGCTACTAGAGGCAAAGGAAAAGGGTGGATTTGACTTATACACTTGCGGTGGCGGCTTAAGAGGCATGGGTCACCTGCTTCTCTCGCGTTCCACAGATTATCCAATTCAAACAATCATCAATGGATTTTCGTGCTCTTatgaagaattttctgCTATGTGTGACTATTTGTTTTTAAAGGGCAAAAGGCCAGGTTTGAAAGACCGCAAGACTTTTAAGGTGTCCGACAGAAGAGCATCGCAACTTCCTGCTGTCGGTTTACTCATGAGTGCAGCCTTCGATTCTCTACCGCAAGTGAAAACAGTGCATTTCAGCGAGGGAGGTGTTAGAGAAGGTACACTTTATTCTATTTTACCAAGAGAAATCCGTGCTCAGGACCCTTTGATTATTGCATCAAGGCCCTACGCTCCACTCTTAGCAGACAAATATTtgcaattgttgaaagagGCGATTCCTGAAGGAGAAGTGCCAGAGATTACGTTCAAGAGAATTGCTCCCGCTCTCTGTAATCTGGCGTTTGTTCATGCCTCCTACCCAAAGGAATTGCAACCGACCGCTGCCTTGCATGTCGCCACAACCGGCATTATTGCTGGATGTCATGGTTTATCCCATAGGGCTAGAGCACTCGTTGGGATTGCTCTCTGTAGCAGATGGGGCGGAGATATACcagaagttgaagaacAATATATGCGCTCCCTGGAAGAAATAGTCATGCGTGATGGAAATAAGCttgaaaggaaaagaataatatGGTGGACTAAATATATTGGTACTATCATGTACGTCATTTGTGGTGTTCATCCGGGAGGAAATTTAAGAGATGGCgtcttcaatttctgtATCTTAGAGAAAGATGAACCTACAGATCAGTTGACAAGCTTGACAATTGATGAAGCACTCTCCGCTCAATCAAATGATGCCAATGTCAACAGCGCAAACCGTGCAAAGCGTGAGTTTGAAGTCGTGGTGAAAATTAGCAAAGATGATTTAAAAACAAGTGCGTCAGTTCGTTCCAGAATCATAACCTTGCAGAAGAAGATAAGAAAACTTTCTCGTGGTAGCTCAGAGAAAGTCAAGATTAGTGTGCAGTTCTACGAGGGACAATGA
- the RPN12 gene encoding proteasome regulatory particle lid subunit RPN12 (similar to Saccharomyces cerevisiae RPN12 (YFR052W); ancestral locus Anc_3.580), with protein MVSLGDLMKSLCVAFESKDFDSCEKLLTPIKIDLIKHDLLLPDLQSENEAYINDLNVSKMFLEIGALVNIYRLDFDAFKSYFVQVRVYYFGNNSKLSESENKSKLISLYLLVLLSEGEITKFHSELEYLGKHVSNLEEDELLSYPTKVEKWLMEGSYQKACDLLESKSKIPEFDIFTETLMNAIRDEIARNAEIAYKILPLTNIKALLFFNSEKESEKFALERGWKIVNGSVIFEEEENTDQKKETQSIIERSLDYAISLETIV; from the coding sequence ATGGTTTCATTAGGAGATTTAATGAAAAGCCTTTGCGTGGCTTTCGAATCTAAGGATTTTGATAGCTGCGAAAAATTATTGACACCCATTAAAATTGATCTAATAAAGCACGATCTACTGCTTCCAGATCTACAGAGTGAAAATGAAGCGTATATCAATGATCTGaatgtttcaaaaatgtttctGGAGATTGGAGCACTCGTTAATATTTACAGACTGGATTTCGATGCGTTTAAGAGttattttgttcaagtGAGAGTGTACTATTTCGGAAACAATTCTAAGCTATCTGAGTCAGAAAACAAATCAAAGTTAATAAGCCTGTATTTATTAGTTCTACTTTCTGAAGGTGAAATTACGAAGTTTCATTCTGAATTAGAATACTTAGGAAAGCATGTTTCCAACCTGGAGGAAGATGAACTTTTATCATATCCAACTAAAGTGGAAAAATGGCTCATGGAAGGTTCATATCAAAAAGCTTGTGATTTATTGGAatcaaaatccaaaatcCCAGAATTTGACATATTTACCGAAACATTGATGAATGCAATTAGGGATGAAATTGCTCGCAATGCAGAAATCGCATATAAAATCCTTCCACTAACAAATATAAAAgctttattatttttcaatagtgaaaaagaatccGAGAAGTTCGCATTAGAACGGGGTTGGAAGATCGTTAATGGATCCGTTATATTtgaggaggaagaaaatacaGATCAGAAAAAGGAGACACAAAGCATAATCGAAAGGTCTCTTGATTATGCAATTAGTTTAGAAACTATCGTTtga